The Plasmodium brasilianum strain Bolivian I chromosome 11, whole genome shotgun sequence nucleotide sequence ActatatatgaacattatatatatcaaatatcGTAATTCCACGTTTTTATCGTTAAATCAAGCAGTTTGTTAACccttttttccatataatatgaaaatttaatgatAAAGAATGCACTATAAGCacacaaatatttttaaatttaagtatttatattaatgtataatCAAAATGACATTTGAATTGTGTGTATACCTGAAAATaatctttataaaaatttttattatttctattttttttttttttttattcaaaattatGTCCATCTAATattttacacatttttttttttttttttttttgtcttacaaaattatgaaatatacaaacataaataGAATTACATAGAGCAAAGTTCACGTGTATTAATCCTAAGCGTTAATAagagaaatttaaaaaagtatcaaaatgaaggaaaacgaggcatatatatgcatgaacatatatatacatactcctacacgtacgtatatataaacatatgtgtgtttgtttatttacaCTTATTTCCGTGTAAATCTCGTTTACAGAATAGTGTTTTAACccctatatttatttcttttatcacATAAAGTTATgtttaatatgaaaatataattttttttatatagcatgaacatgtatttttttacgtggttatttattacatatattctttttttttttttataaaaaaactaaaaaaaacagaatgCAAggtatttgtaaaaaaaagggaaattaTAAGATGATAGACACAAATAGAGTGCATACGTGTATgggtataaatgtatgtatatatatgttaacgCATGTATCCCGCGTATATTTCAGTTAATGAATCAAAATCTAAATAAAGCTAATAactatacttaaaaaatgtgtatattcTATCGAATAGagttattttttactacATTATAAGGAGGTAgttgcatacatataaatacatacatacgtacatacatatattctatctatatatacaaatacgaAACTTAAACATCGTTTACATATattgcaaaaattaaaaattgaatgttttttttttgttagaGCTATAAGATATTTACCATCAATTACAGCAGACTCGTTAATTGGGTATTCTTTTGAAAGAGGTGAATTATGGAGTAAATAATACTTCAGGTATACGCAAAAGTGAGACGTATgtcttatatgtatatatatatgtgtgtatacatatgtctatatatagacatatatgtatgattgcatatttacatatatagatatagttattttatatcaacTGTGCGATGTCATTACTGAGTTATCTATTTTATGCACATGACAAATATCGTGAAAAAGGaaacgtaaaaatattaattagagttgtttaattaattcgttttataaaatatattaaaatctaaaattaaaatagcaAAGAAACGTGAAAGAAAGGGATTGGACTTAAACTGTTGAGTTCTTTGaaagaaaagcaaaaaaggaaaagactctagagaaaaataaaaatatcatagTATAATcctaatataattataatgcataaataataactaggattataatgtttttcataattatttttttttattctataaatataaagctgctttttttattatacttggTCAACAACTTTTATGTATAACATCATTTTTCTCATAATGTACATGCACAGAGATGTATGTTGTGCGAATGTCAAATTTACATCAACTATggttattaaaataaaatggttCATGTtacgaataaaaaattaatttgaaaaggttgtttctttataattaagaaatagagaaaagaaaaaaaatatatcaataaatttaatttttattatgtttttatttttttttataacactGAAGTTAAGAAATAACCAAAATTTAAatggaaattttaaaataaaattttttttttttatgagcGAAAAAGAAAACCAAAAACTGTTCAGCAGTGTACAATTAGAGTTagatattttcatatttgactatagcatatatatgtttatgtgtttaattatttcactggaaaatggaaaatacgaataatataaatgcgACCTcgtttataaaaagaaaagcacTTAAAATTATGTCGCATTTTGTTATACAACATAAATGTTCgcgtaaaagaaaaaaataggtgaaaaaaaatatcaaatgaGAATAGATGAATATCAGTACGTTTCTTCCTATTATTTTCGTTCTCCCtagttttaaattttaattaatttaattcttGCGTTTCATAATTCCAGTCCGCTCTGCAACATGGGCATGtcaatttattttgtctCATCCATTTTTCCATACAgtgtaaatgaaaatgatgacCACATTTTCCAAAAGCTGGTGGGCAACCACTTCCTGGCCTAATACAATTTGTACAGGTGTTTTCTAAGGCGTTATTGCAAATAGCACACACGCTGTCTATGGATGATCCGACCCACTTCCACCTTGCAACTGCATGAATTTTTCTTACAGTAACTTTCGGCATATTACTAATGTTATTCCTgtacttttcatttttttagcACATATCCATACGGTAAGTATGCTACATGCACCCACACACGCAGATATGAATAAGCAAATGtgggtacatatatatatatatatatatgagtataCTTATTATCTTACGTTGTTATTACTTCcgtatttaatatttttcgtatttaaaaaaaaaaaaaaaaagagttcattattttttattgcaaTCTGTtcgtaatatataaataaaaattaaaacggTATACCCCAAAATgtacaattttaatattcaCTTAATATTTGTTACCATTTTAAAGGGCTTTTAGTctgttttcttttgtttttttttacgaattatatatttatttttatttttacaatttttcatttttgaacTAGCTAAATATTGCTTAGaaattcatctttttttttttttttttgtattacatgaactgttcataatttaattttgtgagttcttaatatttattcatctTAATACAAATGTGGGAACtgcattttttcttatacttTAAAGGAATTTCTTGATGATTATCCTCTTTTTTAGAGTTCACTAattgtccttttttttgaattggGCATATTCCCATtcttattatacatattttcatttatgtttCAAATTATGAAGCAAATATTAATGTGTGAagtgtaaaatttttactttttagtATGGGGAGCTGAAATATTTtagcatattttaaaagcgtttttcttctattataaagaagaaaaaatttcgTATGAATAATGTACATATTGGCATAaaggtaataaaaaatattatacaattattaattatttcatgttaattttcaataaaaaaaaaaaaatgtaataatgtatatcacaagtaatatttacaaaattttaactGAAAGAATTCCATAAATTATGCTCTTTTTAAGTTATAGGGAACGTTCTCATGAGAGAAGTGCATATGTAAATGCACATTTgagtatatacaaatatgtatccgtacttttatatatgtaagtaaaaattataatgctTATCAATTTACTGTGGTACCAAAGAAATAATTAAGCGTAACATCTGGTCAAGCTACTAGTTCAagtttaaacaaaaaaaaaaaatttcagtaTATACAGTCACACCGAACAAACCACCACTTAGTCCTGAATAATATGTGAGCTACGTTATCATTATACCTAATTTGTCGTTAAGTCAATAAAAGCGcatgtttatttaaaaaaaaaagatattttgaGCAGATGAATATATCATCTTGTTTTGGTgaattatacttttattatatatatacatacatctTCTATACTAAAAAGTTTTCTATAATGCGTTGAAcactttttcattaaattatatgaaacCCCATttcttgtaatttttttcgttttgcgctccattttttcgtttattaaaatgtagaACTCAGtcattcaaaaaataatttatatcaaCTGTTAACACCGTAAGTTCATATTGCAACATGCTTCCAAATCATCCCACAAAATTTGTAGTAAttcggaaaaaaaaaaataaaataactgagcagaataaaaaaaagataaaaggaaaaggcAAAAAAGAAGAGGCAAAACGCAAAGAAGTAATaaagcacaaaaaaaaaataatgccatttataatattataaaaagtgaaaataatTTGCAGCATTATTATGTAACACAGGGTAAGAGACGAATATTGTACATCccacaaaatataaaagattaaGAAAACATGAAACGGAGCTCTTAATAAAAACTGTAACTTAAGTTTATTACACATTTGCATGCATATATCTgcttttatatgtatacttatgtatgtgtacatatgatACGTACTATAAGCGTACGTGTGAAGGATCTGGTCCGCCAACTTAACTTTTAGCAGCTCTGAAATATCAGCAGACATTCTACACACCCGCTGCTATACGTTATTATGTGTATGTCATGTGTGCATCATGAGTATGTTTATTTCAAATGtcgaatatatattagaatattGAAATGATAAATGTTTACaccatattattttacttaatttttatttgtgtaCAAAATTCTCACGagaaaacaacaaaaaaatatgaatacatTAATTTACTGTCAGCTAAAGATTACAGTGACAAATTgccaattttaaaaaagaaatataatataaaagacaGTGGTgcacaaaatgaaaaaaaaaataattatgtattttccttttatggAAGTACAGGATATGATAAGCGAAAAGTTTTAGAGCACTTATTTAACATTCCATGTGAGAAAcgaaattttataaatttggGGTTTCACCAAAAATTAGATCTATGGTATGGATATGATAAGAAtaacaatttaaatattgtGCTTGATATTGATTTGttagaaaataaagaattctTAGACAATAACcaaacaatatataattatgaaaaactGGTCGACCTTATCGTTGAGTCAACAAATAGTATTATAATACCACTCTCACttgatgatatatatatagaaaagtCCTACCAAAAagaaaatggtaaaaaaggAGAATCAGAGCAGGTATCGCAGCGAGGGAgtgaaaaacaaaaggaCTTTTCCAACCTTTATTTACccaaaaaaatagaaaattttttaaatcaacTGAATGAGAAAGGGAAGAATATGCATATCTATTTTGTCTTGATAGGTGAgagtaacaaaaaaatggagttaaataaactatataataattttatgattGAATTAAAACGTAATTTTAACAAtttgcataatatatatttaatgaagcaaaataaattaaacttaagtttattgcaaaaaaataatgtaaataaatgtaaattgcTAATAAACGATATGGAAAATGCGCTTAAGCAAatgaacatatttaaaaatttttcccCATTTAATCAAAActgtgtatataatatatatgtaatagaAGAAGCGTATAATAAAAcgttaaattattttgatgATGTATATTATggatatgaaaaaattattaatatggGTAATATAATTGAAGATTATGGTATACTGTTCAATAATCTTATAAAAAACGCtctattcttttttcatatattaactCTTGAGCAAACAGGAACAACATTTAAGGATACTGTTTTGGAAAAATTGCATACACGATTTGTGTCTTTAATACGGAAACAAATAGTAAAGCAactgttattattagaaaaaaaaattattaaggatggaaaagaaattgtcttaaataaacaatatgTAAGGAGAGTCAAGGATTTAATAGGAAAGGGttataaattagaaaatttaaaaaaatcgttaataaaaaaatttaatgaagaaataaataaattagttATCTATGATTATCTTAAACAAGACGATTCAAATAACCTCAAAAAGTTGGTGAATGAATTTGTCAATCAGTTTGAAGAAAAGATGGATCAAGTTTTGAACAGTTATGATAACTTAAACCAAAGTCCATTAAAAagattatttgaaaaaagaaaaatgacaGCAGAACAAGTAACGAATAAAAGGAATACATGGTTTAACCCTTCATTAAATATGAACCTAACCTTAACTTCACTTGTAAGGAAAGGAGGTTATGGTAATCTGCAgagttattttatatatgactTAGGTTTACTCACATTCGTCTTTGGTTTTGTAAATGACAGAGATGTACCTGACATTCAACAACATGGTCAGAAAgtccctttttttaaattccaACCAAAGATCAACCTAAAACTAAATTTTAACTAAGtctaaatgaaaaaaaaaaaaaaagagggaaaaaaagataaagaaaaaaaaaaaaaaaaaagaaaacgaaaaattataatattaaaatgatataatgtTATAGAATTGTAATGTTGTAATATTGTGAAATTGTAGTATTATAACACTGTAAAATGGTAAAAGTGAAAAAGAGGAAGCGAAAAATATAACACTATtttcatatcttttttttgtgtttttttcccatttgtggggtaaaataaaaattttaccaAAGTTTTCAATGTTCGTATCCTGTTAATTAGCCTTGATGTACacgtatttatgtaaatgaaTTTATACCAGTGTATGTCGCTGTACGTAAATATAGCGAAGAAAGGATATAAATCTAGCTAAGTTCATTTTATGTTacgttaattttttgtttcatcaTTGTTTAAAGTTGAGAagaaaatactttttaatttttaaatacatgtgtatgtacatacgtctaaacatacttatatatatatatatatatatatgtatatatttatgcatgcatatttatatatttacttatttatccatttttgtaaaaacttgagaacaaaataaaaaactagaTTATAccaatttttataacaaaaatttaagttgttatggattaaaaaaaaaaaaaaaaaaaaatagaactcATTTAGCTTCCCAACTATCGTTAATAacttttttgcaattttcGTAGAAAACGGGAAATGAGgatcaaataatttattagttCCTTATTGTTCGTATTAATACCATATGGTTTGTAACTTTCTATAGACTGttctatttttatcttttttttttgcatctTTTCTTTTCGATTTTTCTTTGCTTCTTCTCATCATCTACCCCCTTTTTATGTTCcgcttttttcatttcacaTATATCTAggttttataattattccgTTCTTTGAGTTTATCTGTAAAATAAGCACACAAGATTATTATAATgaacttaaatttttatgttctaTCTGCtgataaaatgaaacaaaaattatcACGAAAGCTGTAAAATCGATAGGGgtataatataatgatttAACCGATCCCCTCAAAGTATCTCGTTTCTTCGTCTTTTTTGATATGTTCTTTAATTTAGGCCATAGCACACAGCAGTTCAGCTCCTGATCGTGTTAAGGTGAGTGTGAATTATGTGTATTTGTTAGTTTATAAATGTGTAAGGGTGGATACATGTAAGCACACACGGgggtataaacatatatatatatataaatatacactcCTGTCCATGCacgtaaatatacataagcGCACTAGTGAACGCATAAAGAGTCCACTTTCACATTAGACACTtatgaaaaaagataaacaatagctaataaaacaattaaaaataaataagaggTACTCTTATATTTCATATGCAATCATAcaaattctcttttttcttcatctGAGTAAtcttgaaaatattttaaagattCGCAGTGACCGTCATAATTTACTCCcctagtaaaatatatagcatAGGtgcatacaaaaaatatgaaaaagaaaagattaGAAAGAATGGAAAGATGAGAAAtgagaaatgaaaaaaaaaaaaaaaaaaaaaaaaatcttctCTTTTTACCAACACTGATCACTGGACTTTTTTACCCAATCTATTGCAtaatcaaataataaaaaaaaaaaaaaaattattatactcAATAGAACATCACaaaagttttaaataaattatgtacacCTTCTCCTTtcaaataatacattttaatgttaataaaaatttcgaTATTATTCTTTCCTATCTTCATATAATTACCTTCAGgacataaatatgaataatccCTTTCATAAGCTGGCTCTTCACAAACATGGGGTTTGTGTTTAGCTAAATTTTCCTCCTTAATTATATCCTCATTTAGTTTGTCTAAAACTTTGTTGTCTATtctagtaaaaaaaatgcaatataggagaaaaataaaggaagGGCACATGTCTGCATGAGTAGAtctacacatatgtatgggtacatgtatgtatgtacacatgtatatatgagtatgtgtatgtatatatgagtatgtgtatgtatatatgagtatgtgtatgtatatatgagtatgtgtatgtatatatgagtatgtgtatgtatatatgagtatgtgtatgtatatatgagtatgtgtatgtatatatgagtatgtgtatgtatatatgagtatgtgtatatatatatatatatatgaggaAGCTCTCTTGTATACACACTATGAAGCCCTCGTTTAGCACACAGTTACAGCAAAACCagcatgaaaaaaattaaaaaatgctaTAGGCACAAACAGATAAAacagtatatatgtatactacGTATATGgaacttattttatatgcttcttattagaatataagaataagaTTAAAGGATTAGTCTTCCTCTTTACATTTTACTTGTGAATTTTATTTGACTATTAATATGGATTTAAGTGaaccaaaaaaattatgggaagaaacatttttgaaaaaaaataaagaaaaaaaaaaaaattaaaataatggaaTAACGCAACAGCGGAAAAACGAATAAATTTCATAGTACAATGTCCTTTGGGTTTGGGAGTGACTTAGCCTTATTTTTGATCTCTTTTGACATATCTTTGaaagtacaaaaataaaatacaagatgaagcataaaaatataatgcacAATAAGgcgtaaaataaaagtttggATAGTGTAtgatgtattatttaaaagtaaGGACA carries:
- a CDS encoding CPW-WPC family protein; amino-acid sequence: MAIIKDMSKEIKNKAKSLPNPKDISNKIHKIDNKVLDKLNEDIIKEENLAKHKPHVCEEPAYERDYSYLCPEDWVKKSSDQCWGVNYDGHCESLKYFQDYSDEEKREFELNCCVLWPKLKNISKKTKKRDTLRGSINSKNGIIIKPRYM
- a CDS encoding anaphase-promoting complex subunit 11, translated to MPKVTVRKIHAVARWKWVGSSIDSVCAICNNALENTCTNCIRPGSGCPPAFGKCGHHFHLHCMEKWMRQNKLTCPCCRADWNYETQELN